One genomic region from Siniperca chuatsi isolate FFG_IHB_CAS linkage group LG18, ASM2008510v1, whole genome shotgun sequence encodes:
- the btf3 gene encoding transcription factor BTF3, producing the protein MKETIMNQEKLAKLQEQVRIGGKGSARRKKKVVHRTATADDKKLQFSLKKLGVNNISGIEEVNMFTNQGTVIHFNNPKVQASLAANTFTITGHAETKQLTEMLPGILNQLGADSLTSLRRLAEALPKQAADGKAPIATVEEEDDDVPDLVENFDEASKDEAN; encoded by the exons ATGAAAGAAACAATTATGAATCAAGAAAAACTTGCTAAACTACAGGAACAAGTCCGCATCGGCGGAAAG GGTAGTGCTCGCAGAAAGAAGAAGGTTGTTCACAGAACAGCAACCGCAGATGACAAGAAGCTCCAGTTCTCCTTAAAGAAACTTGGTGTCAACAATATCTCTGGTATTGAAGAG GTTAACATGTTTACAAATCAAGGAACAGTCATCCACTTCAACAATCCCAAAGTGCAGGCCTCCCTTGCAGCCAACACCTTCACCATCACTGGCCACGCTGAGACCAAGCAGCTGACCGAGATGCTGCCGGGTATCCTGAACCAGCTGGGAGCCGACAGCCTGACGAGCCTCAGGAGACTTGCTGAGGCCCTGCCCAAGCAGG CTGCAGATGGAAAAGCGCCGATTGCAACAGTagaagaagaggatgatgaTGTTCCAG ATCTGGTGGAGAATTTTGATGAAGCATCCAAGGATGAGGCTAACTAG
- the ankra2 gene encoding ankyrin repeat family A protein 2, which yields MDSVTVSASDGIAECPLASEDMEGICVMPDLSAIKTEQSVGASPDDTGTQNVAMGIKFILPNRFDMNVCSRFVKSLNEEDSKNIQDQVNSDLEVASVLFKAECNIQTSPSPGIQVRHVYTPSTTKHFSPIKQSTTLTNKHRGNEVSSTPLLVHSLSIHQLAAQGEMVFLASRIEQETVINLQDEEGFTPLMWAAAHGQIAVVEFLLQNAADPNLLAKGRESALSLACSKGYTDIVKMLIDCGVDVNEYDWNGGAPLLYAVHGNHVRCVEILLESGADPTIESDSGFNAMDMAVAMGHRNVQQVMEAHLLKLLMGIRE from the exons ATGGACAGTGTTACCGTTTCAGCCTCAGATGGGATAGCAGAGTGTCCTCTGGCTTCTGAGGACATGGAGGGGATTTGTGTAATGCCGGATTTGAGTGCCATCAAGACTGAGCAGTCAGTGGGTGCAAGTCCAGATGACACAGGCACCCAAAATGTGGCCATGGGCATCAAGTTCATCCTGCCCAACCGCTTTGACATGAATGTTTGCTCAAGATTTGTCAAATCGCTCAACGAGGAGGACAGCAAGAACATCCAGGACCAGGTCAACTCTGATCTGGAGGTGGCTTCTGTTTTATTCAAAG CTGAGTGCAATATCCAGACCTCACCTTCCCCAGGTATACAAGTGCGTCATGTTTACACGCCATCCACCACCAAACATTTCTCCCCCATCAAACAGTCCACCACACTCACCAATAAACACCGTGGCAATGAGGTTTCTTCCACGCCTCTTTTGGTGCATT CTTTGTCCATTCATCAGCTTGCAGCCCAAGGGGAAATGGTGTTTCTGGCCAGCAGGATTGAACAAG AAACTGTGATCAATCTCCAAGATGAGGAAGGCTTTACCCCCCTGATGTGGGCAGCTGCACATGGACAAATTGCTGTTGTCGAGTTTCTGCTCCAAAAT GCTGCTGACCCCAACCTCCTGGCCAAAGGGAGGGAAAGTGCATTATCCTTGGCCTGCAGTAAGGGATACACTGATATTGTGAAGATGCTCATTGACTGTGGTGTTGATGTCAATGAATATGACTGG AATGGAGGAGCCCCTCTGCTGTATGCTGTCCACGGGAACCACGTGCGCTGTGTCGAAATCTTGTTAG AGAGTGGTGCTGATCCTACCATTGAGTCAGATTCTGGATTCAATGCAATGGACATGGCTGTGGCTATGGGCCACCGGAATG TTCAACAGGTGATGGAGGCACACTTACTGAAGTTACTGATGGGAATCAGAGAATGA